The Drosophila suzukii chromosome X, CBGP_Dsuzu_IsoJpt1.0, whole genome shotgun sequence DNA window tatagagAATATCAATTTGCACTTTTATTTATGtagaaacatttatttattaaatatatgaTATAAGGCAAAGTCAttaaaataatgttgtacCTTTGGAGATATAATACTATACATGTACTTTCATTATAGTATTTATAAGGATTTATTTATTGAGAACCCCAATTTGCCACCTTTATTTGTGTAGAAATATATAGtttgttaaatatatattgtaAATCCCAGttatcatatattttttttggtatttcccAAGTGTTTCCCCTAACATATCTCCACTGTATATAGAGGCGGGTACATATCTATCTACACAATATTTACGACTTCAGGTTCTGTATTGTATAACCCGTCCAACCAGACTTGCCTGATCGCTCAAGACTTGGGTTCGGCCTGGAAGTCACGAGGATTAGATGCCTGTTTGGACAACCTTGCCCCGGGGATTCATCATAACCGCATCCCGTCCAAAAATAATTGGAGAACGTTCCATTAGATCCCTTCAttattgttaaatttaaatgcattCAAGTCTGGGGAGTACAATGTAAATTTGTACTTAAGCCTTCTTGATAAATCAAGTTTTTCCAGTAAATTCTGGTAATTAATGAAACATTGTTCGTATAACGAGTTGCACTCGGATTTTTATGACAATTACCCAGAATTGATTTATGTtaaatttgaatatttatGCACTTAATCAAAATTTTAAGGGGCGGTTGTAATTAAATGCTAATGCTGGGCATTACCTTTTAAAAAGACTGTGAACTGACTAGAAAGATCAATATATTTCAATggcatttaaataaatgtcTAAAAACCTTCAGactaaaaaccaaaaattcCGTTTAGTCCGGAAGTCTTTTCAAATTAATTATCGCATTCGTTAGAGCGCCTAAAAACTGTTGAAATGCTCAATGCAACTTGTCTaaatagatttttttaaaaagtgtcaGTATTTAAAAGTTACAGGTAAATGTAAGCAATGTTAAAGTGATAATGAAAATTGCAATTCTCTATTTCGCTTCCTatagttatttttaaatattttgtcgGTATACATTTTAATTCTATGGATGAATAAAAGTTCATTCTTCTAAATGTAAGCAATGTTAAAGTGATAATGAAAATTGCAATTCTTGATTTGACTTTCTATAGTtcgtttttaatattttgttggtATACCTACTTATTCTATGGATGACTAAAAGTTCGGATAAGCacccttaaaaaaaatcttaatttCTCCTAATTTATTAAGtactaatttattttataacattAATTTTCCCCCACAGCTGCCTGCTCTTCATCGTCTGCGTCCTGTGCTACGGACTGGTGTCCGCCCAGGAGGAAACCGGACCCGTGTCGCCGGCGAAGAGAATCTCCCTGCGCCGTCCGGTCGGGAAGGCGGCCAAGGTGACCACCACGACGACGCCGGCGCCAGCACAGGCGGATGCCGGCGGCGAGGGCGAGGAGTACGACGAGGAGGCCGGCGAGCACGGCGATCATGGCGAGGAGGGCGACGAGGCGTCCTTCGCCAGCTCCACCACGACCACCACCACGGAGCCGCCCAAGAAGGTCGGCCCGGTCATCCGGCCGTTCCGCTCCAACGATGACTTCCTCAACTCGCTGAAGCGCCGCCAGGCGAACGCCAAGAAGCACCGCGCCGAGAAGCCCCCAAGTCCCAGCAAGCCGTCCAAGAAGAGCGAGGAGTCCAACTCCGGCGAGCAGGAGGAGCCGGCCTCCGCGCCAGCACCCGCCCCCGCCGCCAGTCCCGCCAAGGGCTACAAGGGTAATTCGGCATGTAAGTTGAGCGGGGACTAGGAAACTTATTTGGAAATAGCTATTTTGACAAAGTATTATTTGGAATTTATTTTGGAAATagctatttttaaaaagtatcaCTTTCTTGAACTAAAATTTATTCAATCGAACTTTTTAGTATTACACTATTGAAATAATAAGTTAAAtgtctttaaaaaattttaaaagcaaAAGGTTAAgtcaaaaaattttatatattatgcTATTGTTGCATAATTGGTATCTATATTGATGAAGTTACTAATATATTTTGTAGATCTTAATTTTGTTCTTAATTCCattaagtttttaaaaacaatagcCTGGCTAACATGTTGAATGAGTAATATTTGCCAGCATCTTTTATAGCTCTGAAAAGTTGTTAGTTCTAAAACTACataatttagattttttaaatttaaataattagtAGAGCAGAACAATAAAGAATTTACCTTTCATTCTAATCGAAATGGGAACAATATATCACAAAATCATAGgctttaatatttatttttaatttcctgATTTGTAGACTTCGAATTGTACTTGAAATGGGACTGCAGTGATACTTGCATTGGCtaacaatttaatttcataAATTCATAGTTTTcaagagatatattttttcataaaatcataattattttatccttataccaaaatatataaaaaaaataatattttcaaaagtgATTTCACATAATATCCCACCTCTTCTGAGGAATATTAAAATGGCTATGAATATTTTTGGGTGTGTTAGTATAATACGAACCAAATTCCATACTAAAGTCTGATCTTTTCCCTTCAGTGAGCCGTCGCAAGCTGTCAAAGCCCGCCAAGGCGACGCCCGTGGAGGCGGTGGAGGATGCCGCCGCCGAGGAATcggagcagcagcagaaggAGGAGACGAAGCCCAAGCGCCCCATTGGTCGCCTGGCCCTGCGGAAGCGCAACTAAGCGGGATCAAGGATCGGGATCGGGAAGTCCCCAAGTCCCAGGCCAAGTCCCCACACTCCATGCCACAAATCCCGCGGAATCCCAACCCAACCCTTCCTCGCCACCCCATCAAATCATATGGCTAGCTATGTGGCAGCCCGACCTGCCCTTTAGTTCTTAGTTCGCAATTGATTTTTTGTGtatgtaatatatttgtaattttatgttctaaacaaaaacacacgcacacacacacacaacacacACTCAATCACGCCCACGCCCACGACCACGACCACGCCCACAATCCAGAGCCAGTCCCATCCTCCATGTCCGCGATAAATACGCCTATATATTTCGCGAATATATAGGCGGACATTTGCACGGGCACAATTATGTATTCTTCACAACCATCAATCAAACAATCAATCAACCAgtaataaaaacaacaaaatcgaACACTTGGcgttttcattaatttaagAGAATACTTGGTTAAAAaagaacttaaaaaaatatatatgataatgctttaagatttaaacaaaatttccTGTAGCACACACAGATTTAGCGCTAGAGATTTCTGATCTTATAAAGAAACCTTTGATTTACCTACTGCTATCCATATCCCAAATTTCATATCAATCGAGCAAATATTATAGTagtaatattaatatttgaGTTCTTACATACATCTCAAAAGATccacattatttataaaatattagtCCATGTGGATTGGGATAATAAGAATGATATATGTACAAAAGCAAtcaatattaattaaatattaatattataccATTTTTCTTTAAAGATCCGTTTAAATTATGATGTTATTATATATggatttataaatatatatccaGAAGCAATCAATATTAATGACATATTGCTGTAATAGCACTTTCTTTATACTCTTAACAACCATCCATACACCATTcagtaattaaaactacaaaaTCGAACATTTTTGCATTTAGGTTTATtcattaattaataattacaCGGGTTAAATCAAAAAACAGAACAAAGAATGTATGCTAAAAGATCtaaaatattttcgaaatcgGGAATGtgtttaaatatatatgtctGGAGCGTTAACATTTCACGTGCGGTGGCCTAATGTTTAGATgatgtttaaaaatatgtcCAAAATTTAATATGCTTATAAtcccctctctttctttctcGTTTGCCGCCATCGCGCATCCGTCTCTTTTCGATTCACACCTTCGTTGTTTTCGCTTTGCTTATGTTtaggttttgtttttataaaaaatatatgtgtatatatatatatatcgatTTTTAACATTATCTCTTAGcgtatataatatatattcgAACAAtgttttatgggcttgttaaaaaaaatcaaacacACATGCACACACAAATTAATATTGACAAGAAGAGAGAGCAAAATGCAGAAATAATTATACATAATGTAAATGATGATCCTCGGGGGCAGATAAATGCTACATATATCGATTCTTGGAGGCGGTTGAAAGGCACATTGCATTCTCTTCTGGAACGGCAGTGGGAATGTGACGGGATATGGATATGGTATATGGGATATGGGGGATAGTGGCTAAAATGTGGATGTGCTGGCTTAAATGACTTTACAACGTTTCGAGGGTTTTTCGGGTATAAGTACAGTTGCCAAACTGAATGTTGTTAATACTAGAATTTCATAAATGGATGCCCACGTCGGGTCGGCGTGGACCGTTGTCAGTGGGGCGGAATGGAGGAGGGGGATTGGTTGGCTGTCCTCTGTCTACGGATGGTGTCGCGCATTTCGCATCAAGGGCACCAGCAGCGACGGCGGTCCCGCTTGGCGCAGGAAAGGATGGGCCAGCAGCTCCGCGGCGGTGGCTCGCTGCGCCGGATCCCGCACCAGCATCCGGTCGAGGAAGGACTGCAGGCGTGGCGACACCTTGTGGGCGTTCTTCAGGTTCGGCGGCTGCATGTCCCGAATGCGGCGCATCGCCTGCAGCGGCGGTTCGTTGAAGAAGGGCGGTTCGCCGTCCACCATCTCGATGACCATGATGCCCAGCGACCAGATATCCACCTCTGGGCCATAGGGCAGGCGTGATATGACCTCCGGCGACATCCAGTACGGTGTGCCAACCAGACTCTTGCGCTTCGGCAGCTCCTGGGACACCTGGGCGCAGAAACCAAAGTCCGATAGCTTCACTCGTCCATCGGCGGCCAGCAGAATGGAGTCCGACTTGATGTCGCGATGGATGACGCCCTGTTTGCCAATCGGAAGCACAGAAAGCACCAAAAGAGAGAAATGAAGAGAAGGGAAATTGGTTAAAAGTGCTCACAGTTTGCGGTTTTCCCCCACCACACGCCCTTTCTCTCAGACACTTATCGCATTACACGAGCCAACGTGGGACAAAAATGCACAAAAGAAACCAGCTCagccctgtgacgcccaaaaagAATGCCCTGTCCATGGGAACTAGTGCTCTCCTTACCTAGAATATGCACCTAACTGGTTCTAGTTCTAATTTCATTCAAATAGATCAAATCAAACACGTTTTAAATCTCTGGTATTGCGCTAGTTTGGGTTTAAATATTCTAGTTATCGAATTAACAGTTTATAGTTAACCATTTAAGTTTGTCAATTAGTGgaacttttaaataaaaaacaaaaacaagttGTACAATTTAACTATTCTGCAACTTCTATCGATTTCTGAACCTTAAAATTCAACATTAATATGGGTTCTCTACATTTTTTAAGCTTTCCTATCTCAAAATTAGTCTTTCATTACACTAAAAATCAAGGAAATATTAACTTAGATGAATATCTAACCTTGTATCTCTTAAAGAAATCTATTTTAAACGAGAAATTCGAGCTTCCTATTGGAAATAACTAGTACAAGCAATTGAAAAGCGCTGTTTTGGGGTAGGGCATGCACGTGCGATTTCACCCGGCACTTTGGGCGTGCAACACGACTGGTTGCCCCACTGTGCGGCCGACGACTTTTGCTGGTGACAACATTTAGAAATTGAAACCAAAGCCACGCGAAAGCGGAGGGCGAAGAAAGCGCCGCAAATGGCAAGCCAATGGCACAAAGAATCGCATGGCGAGTACAGGCAGGGCCCAGTACTTGGCCAGTTTGGCCAGACAATGGTGAGGAAACCACCAGCAAGCGATGAAGGGAAAGGGCAGCGAGAACGGGAGCGGTAACTGGGCAGTGTCATGCTGGTCACGCACCTGTGAGTGCAAATAGGCCAAAGCCTTCAAGCACTGCTTGCAGACGGTGGCTATCTGCTCCTCGTCCATCCGCGAGTGGGTGACAATGTCGGTGAGGGCGCCGCCCTCGAGGTACTCCATCACCACCCAGAGCTCATCGTTGACCAGAAAGCTGGAGTATGTCTCCACGATATTGGGATGATGGTAGTCGCGCATGATGACCACCTCATTGAAGAGCAGCTCGCGCCGCTGCTGTTTGCGCAGGTCCATCTTCTTCACGGCCACCTGGCGACCTGGACAAGAAAACCATTAAATCAATTGCTAGCCAAGATTTTTGGGGGGTGTATTCTTACCTGTCGATTTGTCTGTGGCAATGCACACAGTGCCCGTGGAGCCCTCGCCTATTTTATTGAAGTGGTCGAGATTCTCGCGCGGATCTCCGGCGGAAACGACCATTTGCAGGGCGGCACGGAACTGTTCGTGGGTCAGGCGCTGGTCCTGCTTTGGCTGACCACCCGCTCCGCCTGCCTGCTGGGCAGCACTGCTGGCTCCGCCGCTCGAGCTGGAGGCCCTTGAGGCCGACTTGGCCAGATGCTGATGAGGATGCGGATGCTGGTGCGGATGGGCGTGTGGATGTAGGGGGTTTTGGTTCTGATCGCCGCCCTGTTtggcctgctgctgctgttgctgctgatggTTTGTGGGATACATGGGAGGATAGCTGCCGCTGTTGCCATTGTTCGTGTGCGAGTGATTGGATCGCGTGCCGCTGGCCACCGAACCCACGGGCGAAgtctgctgttgctgttgttgctgggGAATGGAGCCGCCGGATGGCGGGGCCAGATTGCTGCGATACTGCTGCAGGTTGGTCTGATCCGTGCGCACGGCCAGCGGACCAGTTGCTCCATTGGCGTGCGCATGCTGACTGGTATAGAGCAGGGCGGGATGGCCACCAGGATTGGGGGGCTTAAAGGCGCCACCTCCTCCGACTCCAGCTCCGGCCGGAGGACCCTCTTCCTCCGGCACCGATGGCGGCACATTGGCCACCCGTCGCACTCGCGGCGGACTGGAGCTTCTCAGCGAATTGGATCTGGCCACATGCGAGGTCTTGGGCAGAATTATGCCGCCCGCCTCGGGTGGCAGCATCATGCCGGGGCCATGGTTCATCAGGGGATGTGAGCCGGGTGCCATGGGGTTCATCGGTGCCATGGAGCCGCCCATCATCATGGTGCTGCTGCTATTAAGCGACGTGGTGTCcgctttgttgttgttgtgatGCGGACGCACAATGGTCTTCAGATCGAGAATCTCCGTGGGCGTGATCTCGGAGGGATCGACGAGCGGTAGCGGGCGGTTGGAGGACTTGAGGATCTGATTGTTGCCCACAATGGAGGCCCATTGGAGGGGC harbors:
- the LOC108011108 gene encoding uncharacterized protein codes for the protein MKYFNICLLFIVCVLCYGLVSAQEETGPVSPAKRISLRRPVGKAAKVTTTTTPAPAQADAGGEGEEYDEEAGEHGDHGEEGDEASFASSTTTTTTEPPKKVGPVIRPFRSNDDFLNSLKRRQANAKKHRAEKPPSPSKPSKKSEESNSGEQEEPASAPAPAPAASPAKGYKGNSALSRRKLSKPAKATPVEAVEDAAAEESEQQQKEETKPKRPIGRLALRKRN
- the mbt gene encoding serine/threonine-protein kinase PAK mbt, coding for MFSKKKKKPLISMPSNFEHRVHTGFDKRENKYVGLPLQWASIVGNNQILKSSNRPLPLVDPSEITPTEILDLKTIVRPHHNNNKADTTSLNSSSTMMMGGSMAPMNPMAPGSHPLMNHGPGMMLPPEAGGIILPKTSHVARSNSLRSSSPPRVRRVANVPPSVPEEEGPPAGAGVGGGGAFKPPNPGGHPALLYTSQHAHANGATGPLAVRTDQTNLQQYRSNLAPPSGGSIPQQQQQQQTSPVGSVASGTRSNHSHTNNGNSGSYPPMYPTNHQQQQQQQAKQGGDQNQNPLHPHAHPHQHPHPHQHLAKSASRASSSSGGASSAAQQAGGAGGQPKQDQRLTHEQFRAALQMVVSAGDPRENLDHFNKIGEGSTGTVCIATDKSTGRQVAVKKMDLRKQQRRELLFNEVVIMRDYHHPNIVETYSSFLVNDELWVVMEYLEGGALTDIVTHSRMDEEQIATVCKQCLKALAYLHSQGVIHRDIKSDSILLAADGRVKLSDFGFCAQVSQELPKRKSLVGTPYWMSPEVISRLPYGPEVDIWSLGIMVIEMVDGEPPFFNEPPLQAMRRIRDMQPPNLKNAHKVSPRLQSFLDRMLVRDPAQRATAAELLAHPFLRQAGPPSLLVPLMRNARHHP